The Saprospiraceae bacterium genome includes a window with the following:
- a CDS encoding alkaline phosphatase family protein → MIRYFLAILLCAVCFLPMKIWAQTANLQTENVFLITLDGLRWQELFGGADDSLIHNTVFTKDTAALKKEFWHTDPLKRREILMPWFWNTMAKEGQIIGNRKYENNAQVTNIHWFSYPGYNEILTGYTDPYIKSNDKINNPNVTVLEWLNQKDALKGKVAAFGSWDVFPFIINRDRSGIPVNAGFEHAIGDDLTWKEKYLNELQDQTPSPWSSVRLDVFTHQFALEYIQKKHPKLLYISYGETDDFAHDGRYDHYLHAARRTDKFIHDLWAYCQSDPVYKNKTTFVITTDHGRGDIVKKEWTSHGKIYKGSNEIWMAVIGTDTPALGERKDKSRFFQNQVAKTVAAFFGYEYSNKEEVGDVLDGVIGR, encoded by the coding sequence ATGATCCGATATTTTTTAGCCATCCTTTTGTGTGCTGTTTGTTTTTTACCCATGAAAATTTGGGCACAGACAGCCAATCTACAGACAGAAAATGTTTTCCTTATCACGCTCGATGGACTGAGATGGCAAGAACTTTTTGGTGGCGCAGATGATAGTCTCATTCACAATACCGTATTTACCAAAGATACTGCAGCACTCAAAAAAGAATTTTGGCATACAGATCCACTCAAACGTAGAGAAATCCTGATGCCATGGTTCTGGAATACCATGGCAAAAGAAGGACAAATCATAGGCAACAGAAAATACGAGAACAATGCCCAAGTGACGAATATTCATTGGTTTTCTTATCCCGGATACAACGAAATTTTGACAGGCTATACCGATCCCTACATCAAATCAAATGATAAAATCAATAATCCAAATGTCACCGTCTTAGAATGGCTCAACCAAAAAGATGCGCTTAAAGGAAAGGTAGCGGCATTCGGTTCGTGGGATGTTTTTCCATTTATCATCAATAGAGACCGATCTGGCATCCCTGTCAATGCAGGATTTGAACACGCAATAGGCGACGATCTGACTTGGAAAGAAAAATATCTCAACGAACTTCAAGACCAAACACCTAGTCCATGGAGTAGTGTGAGATTAGACGTGTTTACCCATCAGTTCGCACTAGAATACATCCAAAAAAAGCATCCAAAACTGCTCTATATTTCCTATGGTGAAACCGATGATTTTGCACATGACGGCCGATATGATCACTATCTCCATGCGGCTCGCAGGACAGATAAATTTATCCATGACTTATGGGCTTACTGTCAGTCAGATCCCGTCTATAAAAACAAAACTACCTTCGTCATCACCACCGATCATGGACGTGGTGACATCGTCAAAAAAGAGTGGACATCCCATGGTAAAATCTACAAAGGCAGCAACGAAATATGGATGGCAGTCATCGGTACTGATACACCAGCCTTGGGCGAAAGAAAAGACAAATCCCGTTTCTTTCAAAATCAAGTAGCCAAAACGGTAGCAGCATTTTTTGGTTATGAGTATAGCAATAAAGAGGAAGTGGGTGATGTATTGGATGGTGTGATTGGGAGGTAA
- a CDS encoding helix-turn-helix transcriptional regulator, which yields MNRQFRNNGILIILTVLIILGMLVFNVFHYSLSYGIIEINNINSLFLVPFILLVCWLGILLGSTKKDVEFELAFQNQISEREKDVIERIAQGKKNQEIADELFVDISTIKTHINNIYRKTGVKNRRELTDLARKVEEKVENE from the coding sequence ATGAACAGACAGTTTAGAAACAACGGTATATTGATTATACTAACTGTATTGATTATACTCGGAATGCTTGTGTTCAACGTATTCCATTATTCTCTGAGCTATGGCATTATCGAAATCAACAATATCAATTCGTTGTTTTTGGTTCCTTTTATTTTATTGGTTTGTTGGCTTGGAATCCTGCTCGGCTCAACAAAAAAAGATGTCGAATTTGAACTGGCTTTCCAAAATCAAATATCAGAAAGGGAGAAGGATGTCATCGAGCGAATAGCACAAGGTAAAAAAAATCAGGAAATTGCTGACGAACTTTTTGTTGATATTTCTACTATCAAAACACACATAAATAATATTTACAGAAAAACAGGTGTCAAAAACAGGAGAGAATTGACAGACTTAGCCAGAAAAGTAGAAGAAAAGGTTGAAAATGAATGA
- a CDS encoding DUF4199 family protein has product MANFRFYKSAVFNGAAVALAGSFLMVTLLAFQLIGPKAISLDTEMTGGTILFLMLYLFLLFAIYHTIQKQKENNGQKITFKEAVFQGSILSMSTALVSVLLTYLFYEILYPNYVMEMLGSLQTKMQISNVSPLRKALFLKIA; this is encoded by the coding sequence ATGGCAAATTTTAGGTTTTACAAATCGGCAGTTTTTAATGGAGCTGCGGTAGCACTTGCAGGAAGTTTTCTTATGGTTACATTATTGGCTTTTCAGCTAATTGGACCCAAGGCTATCTCATTGGATACAGAAATGACAGGCGGTACCATTTTATTTCTTATGCTTTACCTCTTTTTACTTTTCGCAATTTACCATACCATTCAAAAACAAAAGGAGAACAACGGTCAAAAAATCACCTTCAAAGAAGCTGTATTTCAAGGGTCCATTTTAAGTATGTCGACGGCTTTGGTGAGTGTTTTACTGACATATTTATTTTATGAAATTCTATACCCGAACTATGTGATGGAGATGTTGGGTTCTTTACAAACAAAAATGCAAATTTCAAATGTGAGTCCGCTCCGAAAAGCTCTATTTTTAAAAATCGCATAA